In a genomic window of Variovorax paradoxus:
- the rplA gene encoding 50S ribosomal protein L1 — MAKITKKQKSLEGKVDSTKLYPLTDAITIVKEAATAKFDESIDVAVQLGIDAKKSDQVVRGAVVLPNGTGKTKRVAVFAQGAKAEEAKAAGADIVGMDDLAAMVKAGDMPFDVVIAAPDAMRVVGTLGQILGPRGLMPNPKVGTVTPDVATAVKNAKAGQVQFRVDKAGIVHGTIGRRSFDSDKLQGNLAALIDALVKAKPASSKGVYLRKVAVSSTMGVGVRVDTQTIAAA, encoded by the coding sequence ATGGCCAAGATCACCAAGAAGCAGAAGTCGCTCGAAGGCAAGGTCGACAGCACCAAGCTGTACCCGCTGACTGACGCGATCACCATCGTCAAGGAAGCCGCCACCGCCAAGTTCGACGAATCGATCGACGTGGCCGTGCAGCTCGGCATCGACGCGAAGAAGTCGGACCAGGTCGTGCGTGGCGCCGTCGTGCTGCCCAACGGCACCGGCAAGACCAAGCGCGTGGCCGTGTTCGCCCAGGGCGCCAAGGCTGAAGAGGCCAAGGCCGCCGGCGCCGACATCGTCGGCATGGACGACCTGGCTGCCATGGTCAAGGCGGGCGACATGCCCTTCGACGTCGTGATCGCCGCTCCCGACGCGATGCGCGTGGTCGGTACGCTCGGCCAGATCCTCGGCCCGCGCGGCCTGATGCCGAACCCGAAGGTCGGCACCGTGACGCCCGACGTCGCGACCGCCGTGAAGAACGCCAAGGCTGGCCAGGTGCAGTTCCGCGTCGACAAGGCCGGCATCGTGCACGGCACGATCGGCCGTCGTTCGTTCGACAGCGACAAGCTGCAAGGCAACCTCGCCGCGCTGATCGATGCCCTGGTCAAGGCCAAGCCGGCCTCGAGCAAGGGTGTCTACCTGCGCAAGGTCGCCGTGTCGTCGACGATGGGCGTGGGTGTCCGCGTGGACACGCAGACCATCGCCGCTGCCTGA
- a CDS encoding uracil-DNA glycosylase: protein MSAADQLSSSDPADWPVAPGWQPLVDGFFGGAVGQKLQAFLRERLDAGTVIFPPQPLRALALTPPEDVRVVILGQDPYHGRGQAEGLAFSVAPGVALPPSLRNIFKELQRDLGTPPPPFPNPGGSLVKWATHGVLLLNTCLTVEEAQPASHSGRGWEVLTDAVIRHVSDGPKPVVFMLWGSHAQSKRALIDVGRHKVLMSNHPSPLSALRPPVPFIGCGHFSEARAWREEHQKGA from the coding sequence ATGAGCGCCGCGGATCAGCTGTCGAGCAGCGATCCTGCAGACTGGCCGGTGGCGCCTGGTTGGCAGCCGCTGGTCGACGGCTTCTTCGGCGGTGCCGTGGGGCAGAAGCTGCAGGCCTTCCTGCGCGAGCGCCTCGATGCGGGCACGGTGATCTTCCCGCCGCAGCCGCTGCGCGCGCTGGCGCTCACGCCGCCCGAGGACGTGCGTGTCGTGATCCTGGGCCAGGACCCGTACCACGGGCGCGGGCAGGCCGAGGGACTGGCCTTCTCGGTGGCGCCCGGCGTGGCGCTGCCGCCCTCGCTGCGCAACATCTTCAAGGAGCTCCAGCGCGACCTCGGCACGCCGCCGCCGCCGTTCCCGAACCCGGGCGGCAGCCTGGTGAAGTGGGCGACGCACGGCGTGCTGCTGCTCAACACCTGCCTCACGGTCGAGGAAGCCCAGCCGGCCAGCCATTCGGGCCGCGGTTGGGAGGTGCTCACGGACGCGGTGATCCGCCATGTTTCCGACGGTCCCAAGCCTGTTGTTTTCATGCTATGGGGCTCGCACGCCCAGAGTAAGCGTGCGTTGATCGACGTTGGCCGCCATAAGGTGCTGATGTCGAATCATCCGTCGCCGCTCTCGGCGTTGCGCCCGCCCGTGCCGTTCATCGGATGCGGTCATTTCAGCGAAGCGCGTGCCTGGCGCGAGGAGCACCAGAAGGGGGCCTGA
- the rplK gene encoding 50S ribosomal protein L11: protein MAKKIVGFIKLQVPAGKANPSPPIGPALGQRGLNIMEFCKAFNAQTQSYEPGLALPVVITAFADKSFTFIIKSPPAGVLIKKAIKLDKGSARPHTDKVGKITRAQLEEIAKTKMKDLTAADMDAAVRTIAGTARSMGVNVEGV, encoded by the coding sequence ATGGCGAAAAAAATCGTCGGCTTCATCAAGCTGCAAGTGCCAGCTGGTAAGGCCAACCCGTCCCCGCCGATCGGTCCCGCACTCGGTCAGCGCGGTCTGAACATCATGGAATTCTGCAAGGCGTTCAACGCCCAGACGCAGAGCTACGAGCCGGGTCTGGCGCTGCCGGTGGTCATCACCGCCTTCGCCGACAAGAGCTTCACCTTCATCATCAAGTCGCCGCCCGCTGGCGTCCTGATCAAGAAGGCCATCAAGCTCGACAAGGGCTCCGCGCGCCCGCACACCGACAAGGTCGGCAAGATCACGCGCGCTCAGCTCGAAGAGATCGCAAAGACCAAGATGAAGGACCTGACCGCTGCCGACATGGACGCCGCGGTTCGCACCATCGCTGGTACGGCCCGTTCCATGGGCGTGAATGTGGAGGGCGTGTAA
- the trpD gene encoding anthranilate phosphoribosyltransferase — translation MITPQEALQRTIEHREVFHDEMLHIVRLIMSGECSPVMMAALITGLRVKKETIGEITAAAQVMREVSTKVAVADTTNLVDIVGTGGDGSHTFNISTCSMFVAAAAGAKVSKHGGRSVSSKSGSADVLESLGVNINLKPEQIARSIEQSGIGFMFAPNHHPAMKNVAPVRKELGIKTIFNILGPLTNPAGAPNILMGVFHPDLVGIQVRALQRLGTEHAMVVYGRDGMDEISLGAATLVGELKNGEISEYELHPEDFGFQMSSNRALRVETPEQSKAMLLGVLDNQAGPALDIVLLNAGAALYAANVVDSVAAGVTRSREAIASGAAKAKLAELVRVTTSV, via the coding sequence ATGATCACCCCCCAGGAAGCGCTGCAGCGCACCATCGAGCACCGCGAAGTCTTCCACGACGAGATGCTGCACATCGTGCGGCTCATCATGAGCGGCGAGTGCTCGCCCGTGATGATGGCCGCGCTGATCACCGGCCTGCGCGTGAAGAAGGAAACCATCGGCGAGATCACCGCCGCCGCGCAGGTGATGCGCGAGGTGTCGACCAAGGTGGCGGTGGCCGACACCACGAACCTGGTCGACATCGTGGGCACCGGCGGCGACGGTTCGCACACCTTCAACATCTCGACCTGCTCGATGTTCGTCGCGGCCGCGGCCGGCGCCAAGGTCAGCAAGCACGGCGGGCGCAGCGTGTCGAGCAAGTCGGGCAGTGCCGACGTGCTGGAGTCGCTGGGCGTCAACATCAACCTCAAGCCCGAGCAGATCGCGCGCTCGATCGAGCAGTCGGGCATCGGCTTCATGTTCGCGCCGAACCACCATCCGGCGATGAAGAACGTGGCACCGGTGCGCAAGGAGCTCGGCATCAAGACCATCTTCAACATCCTGGGCCCGCTGACCAACCCGGCCGGCGCGCCCAACATCCTGATGGGCGTGTTCCATCCCGACCTGGTGGGCATCCAGGTGCGCGCGTTGCAGCGCCTGGGCACCGAGCATGCGATGGTGGTCTACGGCCGCGACGGCATGGACGAGATCTCGCTGGGCGCGGCCACGCTGGTGGGCGAGCTCAAGAACGGCGAGATCAGCGAGTACGAGCTGCACCCCGAGGACTTCGGCTTCCAGATGTCGAGCAATCGCGCGCTGCGCGTGGAGACGCCCGAGCAGTCGAAGGCGATGCTGCTGGGCGTGCTCGACAATCAGGCCGGCCCGGCGCTCGACATCGTGCTGCTCAATGCCGGCGCGGCGCTGTACGCGGCCAACGTGGTCGATTCGGTGGCCGCGGGCGTGACGCGTTCGCGCGAGGCCATCGCCTCGGGCGCCGCCAAGGCGAAGCTCGCCGAGCTGGTGCGGGTCACCACCTCGGTCTGA
- the nusG gene encoding transcription termination/antitermination protein NusG, with product MTDDAVETTPPEENASVLAPAANPDLRWYVVHAYSGMEKAVERNITERINRAGMQDKFGRILVPTEEVVEIKNGQKRTTERRFFPGYVLVEMIMDDESWHLVKHTNKVTGFVGGAKNRPAPISQKEVEDIVSQMQQGTEKPRHKVEFTVGELVRVKEGPFTDFNGSVEEVNYEKSKVRVSVMIFGRATPVELEFSQVEKT from the coding sequence ATGACCGACGACGCTGTTGAAACCACGCCGCCGGAGGAAAACGCCTCCGTCCTTGCGCCCGCTGCCAATCCCGATCTGCGTTGGTACGTGGTGCATGCCTATTCGGGCATGGAGAAGGCCGTCGAGCGGAACATCACCGAGCGCATCAACCGCGCCGGCATGCAGGACAAGTTCGGCCGCATCCTGGTCCCGACCGAGGAAGTGGTCGAGATCAAGAATGGCCAGAAGCGCACCACCGAGCGTCGCTTCTTCCCGGGCTACGTGCTGGTCGAGATGATCATGGACGACGAGAGCTGGCACCTGGTGAAGCACACCAACAAGGTGACGGGCTTCGTGGGCGGCGCCAAGAACCGTCCGGCCCCGATCTCGCAGAAAGAGGTCGAGGACATCGTCAGCCAGATGCAGCAGGGCACCGAGAAGCCGCGCCACAAGGTCGAGTTCACCGTGGGCGAACTCGTGCGCGTCAAGGAAGGCCCGTTCACCGACTTCAACGGCTCGGTCGAGGAAGTCAACTACGAGAAGAGCAAGGTGCGCGTCTCGGTCATGATCTTCGGCCGCGCCACCCCGGTGGAACTCGAATTCAGCCAGGTCGAGAAGACCTGA
- the secE gene encoding preprotein translocase subunit SecE — translation MATSQIETVSTGADKAKLAVAALLAVGAIVAFYLLSRQGSLVQWAALLVGLAAAVATFGSSENGRQLWAFGRDSWREVKKVVWPTRKEAMQMTAYVFAFVAIMSVFLWLTDKTLEWVFFDLILGWKK, via the coding sequence ATGGCCACTTCTCAAATCGAAACCGTGAGCACCGGTGCCGACAAGGCCAAGCTGGCCGTGGCAGCACTGCTGGCAGTGGGCGCCATCGTGGCGTTCTATCTGCTGTCGCGCCAGGGCTCGCTGGTTCAGTGGGCCGCGCTGCTCGTGGGCCTGGCCGCCGCCGTGGCGACCTTCGGCAGTTCCGAGAACGGCCGCCAGCTCTGGGCTTTCGGCCGCGATTCGTGGCGCGAGGTCAAGAAGGTCGTCTGGCCGACCCGCAAGGAAGCGATGCAGATGACGGCTTATGTGTTCGCCTTCGTGGCGATCATGTCCGTCTTCCTCTGGCTCACCGACAAAACGCTCGAATGGGTGTTTTTTGACCTCATTCTGGGCTGGAAAAAGTAA
- the rplL gene encoding 50S ribosomal protein L7/L12: protein MAFDKDAFLTALDSMTVLELNDLVKAIEEKFGVSAAAMSAPAQGGGAAAAVVEEKTEFNVVLADVGANKVSVIKAVREITGLGLKEAKDLVEAAPKAVKEGLSKADADAAKKKLEEAGAKVELK, encoded by the coding sequence ATGGCATTCGATAAAGACGCATTTCTGACCGCGCTGGACAGCATGACGGTCCTCGAACTCAACGACCTGGTCAAGGCCATCGAAGAGAAGTTCGGCGTGAGCGCCGCTGCGATGTCGGCTCCGGCCCAAGGTGGTGGCGCAGCCGCTGCCGTGGTCGAAGAGAAGACCGAATTCAACGTCGTGCTGGCCGATGTCGGCGCGAACAAGGTGTCGGTCATCAAGGCCGTGCGCGAAATCACCGGCCTGGGCCTCAAGGAAGCCAAGGACCTGGTGGAAGCCGCTCCCAAGGCCGTCAAGGAAGGCCTGTCGAAGGCTGACGCCGACGCTGCCAAGAAGAAGCTGGAAGAAGCCGGCGCCAAGGTGGAACTGAAGTAA
- the trpC gene encoding indole-3-glycerol phosphate synthase TrpC — MSDILDKIVAVKHQEVAAAKRRSPLEAVRFDAESRVLTRDFEGALRAKIAAGHAAVIAEVKKASPSKGVLRADFIPADIAQSYAEGDGKISAACLSVLTDKQFFQGGIDYLKQARASCELPVLRKDFIVDAYQVYESRAIGADAILLIAACLDDAQMKDFEAIAHGLGMAVLVEVHDAAELERALRLKTPLVGVNNRNLRNFEVSIQATIDLLPGLPKERLAVTESGIATREDVATLRAAGVHAFLVGEAFMRAEEPGEALAALFE, encoded by the coding sequence ATGTCCGACATCCTCGACAAGATCGTTGCCGTCAAGCACCAGGAAGTGGCCGCCGCGAAACGGCGCAGCCCGCTGGAGGCGGTTCGCTTCGATGCCGAAAGCCGCGTGCTGACGCGCGATTTCGAAGGCGCGCTGCGCGCCAAGATCGCGGCCGGCCACGCCGCCGTGATCGCCGAAGTCAAGAAGGCCAGCCCGAGCAAGGGCGTGCTGCGCGCCGATTTCATTCCGGCCGACATCGCGCAGAGCTATGCCGAAGGCGACGGGAAGATCAGCGCGGCCTGCCTCTCGGTGCTGACCGACAAGCAGTTCTTCCAGGGCGGCATCGACTACCTGAAGCAGGCGCGCGCCTCGTGCGAGCTGCCGGTGCTGCGCAAGGACTTCATCGTCGACGCCTACCAGGTGTACGAGTCGCGCGCGATCGGCGCCGATGCGATCCTGCTGATCGCGGCCTGCCTCGACGATGCGCAGATGAAGGACTTCGAGGCCATCGCGCACGGCCTGGGCATGGCGGTGCTGGTCGAGGTGCACGATGCGGCCGAGCTCGAGCGCGCGCTGCGGCTCAAGACCCCTTTGGTGGGCGTCAACAACCGCAACCTGCGCAATTTCGAGGTCTCGATCCAGGCCACCATCGACCTGCTGCCGGGCCTGCCGAAGGAGCGCCTCGCGGTGACCGAGTCGGGCATCGCCACGCGCGAGGACGTCGCCACGCTGCGCGCCGCGGGCGTCCATGCCTTCCTGGTCGGCGAGGCCTTCATGCGCGCCGAGGAACCTGGCGAGGCCCTCGCGGCGTTGTTCGAATGA
- the rplJ gene encoding 50S ribosomal protein L10, producing MSLNRSEKEAVIVEVTSLAAKAQTLVMAEYRGITVADMTKLRSEARSKGVSLSVLKNTLARRAVAGSAFEIVGDQMTGPLIYGFSEDAVAAAKVVADFAKTNDKLVIRGGAFGGKALDVDGVKQLANIPSKEVLLAQLLGLMQSPISRTARVLAALAEKRGGGEAAPADEAPAEAQAA from the coding sequence TTGAGTCTGAATCGCAGTGAGAAAGAAGCGGTCATCGTTGAAGTGACCAGCCTCGCCGCAAAAGCTCAAACGCTCGTGATGGCGGAATACCGTGGCATCACGGTGGCCGACATGACCAAACTGCGCAGCGAAGCTCGCAGCAAGGGTGTGAGCCTGAGTGTTCTGAAGAACACCCTGGCCCGCCGTGCTGTGGCTGGCAGCGCGTTTGAGATCGTCGGCGACCAGATGACCGGTCCGCTGATCTATGGCTTCTCCGAAGACGCTGTGGCCGCCGCGAAGGTGGTGGCCGATTTCGCGAAAACCAACGACAAGCTGGTGATTCGCGGCGGCGCATTCGGTGGCAAGGCCCTGGACGTCGACGGCGTGAAGCAACTGGCCAACATCCCTTCCAAGGAAGTGCTGCTGGCGCAACTGCTGGGCTTGATGCAATCGCCGATCTCTCGTACCGCCCGCGTGCTCGCGGCGCTGGCCGAGAAGCGCGGTGGTGGCGAAGCTGCACCCGCCGACGAAGCACCGGCAGAAGCGCAGGCGGCTTGA
- the tuf gene encoding elongation factor Tu has protein sequence MAKGKFTRTKPHVNVGTIGHVDHGKTTLTAAIATVLSSKFGGEAKAYDQIDAAPEEKARGITINTAHVEYETANRHYAHVDCPGHADYVKNMITGAAQMDGAILVCSAADGPMPQTREHILLARQVGVGYIIVFLNKCDMVDDKELLELVEMEVRELLDKYEFPGDDTPIIHGSAKLALEGDKGELGEGAIMKLAEALDTYIPTPERAVDGTFLMPVEDVFSISGRGTVVTGAVERGVIKVGEEIEIVGIRPTVKTTCTGVEMFRKLLDQGQAGDNVGVLLRGTKREEVERGQVLCKPGSIKPHTHFTAEVYVLSKDEGGRHTPFFNNYRPQFYFRTTDVTGAIELPKDKEMVMPGDNVSITVKLINPIAMEEGLRFAIREGGRTVGSGVVAKILDI, from the coding sequence ATGGCAAAAGGTAAATTCACCCGCACGAAGCCGCACGTGAACGTGGGCACGATCGGTCACGTTGACCATGGCAAGACGACGCTGACGGCCGCGATCGCGACGGTGCTGTCGTCGAAGTTCGGCGGCGAAGCGAAGGCCTACGACCAGATCGACGCTGCGCCCGAAGAAAAGGCCCGCGGCATCACGATCAACACCGCGCACGTCGAGTACGAAACGGCCAACCGCCACTACGCGCACGTCGACTGCCCCGGCCACGCCGACTACGTGAAGAACATGATCACCGGCGCCGCCCAGATGGACGGCGCGATCCTGGTGTGCTCGGCCGCCGACGGCCCGATGCCCCAGACGCGTGAACACATCCTGCTGGCTCGCCAGGTGGGCGTGGGCTACATCATCGTGTTCCTGAACAAGTGCGACATGGTCGACGACAAGGAACTGCTCGAGCTGGTCGAAATGGAAGTTCGCGAACTCCTCGACAAGTACGAATTCCCCGGCGACGACACCCCGATCATCCACGGCTCGGCGAAGCTGGCCCTGGAAGGCGACAAGGGCGAGCTCGGCGAAGGCGCGATCATGAAGCTGGCCGAAGCCCTGGACACGTACATCCCGACGCCCGAGCGCGCCGTGGACGGCACGTTCCTGATGCCCGTGGAAGACGTGTTCTCGATCTCGGGTCGCGGCACCGTGGTGACCGGCGCCGTCGAGCGCGGCGTGATCAAGGTCGGTGAAGAAATCGAAATCGTGGGCATCCGCCCGACGGTCAAGACCACCTGCACCGGCGTGGAAATGTTCCGCAAGCTGCTGGACCAAGGTCAAGCCGGCGACAACGTGGGCGTGCTGCTGCGCGGCACGAAGCGCGAAGAAGTCGAGCGCGGCCAGGTGCTGTGCAAGCCCGGTTCGATCAAGCCGCACACGCACTTCACCGCCGAGGTGTACGTGCTGTCGAAGGACGAAGGCGGCCGTCACACGCCGTTCTTCAACAACTATCGCCCGCAGTTCTACTTCCGCACGACGGACGTGACCGGCGCGATCGAGCTGCCGAAGGACAAGGAAATGGTCATGCCTGGCGACAACGTCAGCATCACCGTGAAGCTGATCAACCCGATCGCGATGGAAGAAGGCCTGCGCTTCGCCATCCGCGAAGGCGGCCGTACCGTGGGTTCGGGCGTCGTGGCCAAGATCCTCGACATCTAA
- a CDS encoding LysE family translocator, producing MPDLPHLLAFIAAGWLLNLTPGPDVLYVVTHSLRSGVRAGIVAGLGITAGCFVHIFAAAIGVGTLMATSAAAFTVLKYIGAAYLLYLGVRMLLSRAAPPTDLAQAAAATATRSLKAIFLGGFWTNVLNPKVALFFLAFVPQFIAPGADHKALYFVLLGVLFNLNAIPVNVGWALAAGWMARRGAVQKGMHWLDRAAGLLFIGFGLKLAFTDAPAARIGR from the coding sequence ATGCCCGATCTTCCCCATCTGCTGGCCTTCATCGCCGCCGGCTGGCTGCTGAACCTGACGCCGGGTCCCGACGTGCTCTACGTGGTCACCCACTCGCTGCGCTCGGGCGTGCGCGCCGGCATCGTCGCCGGGCTCGGCATCACCGCCGGCTGCTTCGTCCACATCTTCGCGGCGGCCATCGGCGTCGGCACGCTGATGGCGACCTCGGCCGCGGCCTTCACCGTGCTCAAGTACATCGGCGCGGCCTACCTGCTGTACCTGGGCGTTCGCATGCTGCTGTCGCGCGCCGCGCCGCCCACCGACCTGGCGCAGGCCGCGGCCGCCACCGCAACGCGCAGCCTCAAGGCGATCTTCCTCGGCGGCTTCTGGACCAACGTGCTCAACCCCAAGGTGGCGCTGTTCTTCCTGGCCTTCGTGCCGCAGTTCATCGCGCCCGGGGCCGACCACAAGGCGCTGTACTTCGTGCTGCTCGGCGTGCTGTTCAACCTCAACGCGATCCCCGTCAACGTGGGCTGGGCGCTGGCGGCGGGCTGGATGGCGCGCCGCGGTGCCGTGCAGAAGGGCATGCACTGGCTCGACCGCGCCGCCGGCCTTCTTTTCATCGGCTTCGGCCTCAAGCTCGCGTTCACCGACGCCCCCGCGGCGCGCATCGGCCGCTGA